TATTTATCTGATGTTGATTTGGTTAGCCAAACGGATACCGAAGTCGTAGTGCAATTGATCGCTCATTTCGCGGCAACAGAAAATCTATCCGGCAAGGAAGCTTTTCGTAAGACATTGACTTTGCTTGATGGCTCATATGCATTCTTGCTGGTTGATCGCACGCAAGCCGATAAATTATATGTAGCGAAAAATAAAAGCCCATTATTGATCGGTGTCGGTGATGGTTTCAACGTGGTTTGTTCCGATGCAATGGCTATGTTAGCTGAAACCAAAGATTTCATTGAATTACATGACGGTGAAATGGTTACAGTGACTAAAAATGATATCGCCATCGAGACGGTAGCTGGTGAAGCGGTTACTCGGGCGTCATACCATGTTGATATGGATGCTAGCGATACCGAAAAAGGCCCATTCCCATTTTATATGTTAAAAGAAATCAATGAACAACCTGCTGTATTACGGCGTTTAGTTCAGGATTATTTAGATGAATCCGGTAAGCCAGTGATCGAAGCTGATTTATTAGCAGCCTTAGATCAAGCTGATCGGTTGTATATTTTAGCTGCTGGTACTAGTTACAACGCTGGTTTGGCTGCTAAATCGGTATTTGAAAATCTAGCGCATATCCCAGTTGAAGTAGGTCTGGCGAGTGAATTTGGTTATAACACACCGCTATTATCGAAGAAGCCATTCTTCCTGTTCTTATCTCAAAGTGGTGAAACTGCGGACAGCCGCCAAGTATTGGTCAAAGTTAACCAATGGGGTTACCCAAGCTTGACCATGACCAATGCTCAAGGATCGACGTTATCTCGTGAGGCGACTTACACTATGCTGCTTAACGCTGGCCCTGAAATCGCCGTTGCTTCAACGAAAGCATATACTGCACAGATTGCTTTACAAACGATCTTGGCAAAGGCTTTAGGTGAAAAGCGGGGCGTGCAAGCAGCAATCGACTTTGATGCGCGGACGCAATTAGGTTTGGTCGCTAACGGGATGCAAACAATTATTGATGAAAAAGACTTCATCAATCAGTTGGCGCAAAATTATCTAGCGACCACGCGGAACGCTTTTTATATCGGTCGTGGTTATGATTATGCGGTTTCCTTAGAAGCTGCTTTAAAGCTGAAAGAAATCTCTTATGTGCAGGCAGAAGGATTTGCCGGGGCTGAGTTGAAACATGGTACGATCTCATTGATTGAAGATGGGACGCCTGTCTTGGCGATCATCACCGATAAACGAGTTGCCAGCCATACCCGCGGTAATGTACAAGAAGTGCGGGCTCGTGGTGCGCATGTTCTGACCATCGCTATGGAAGATGTTGCTGAAAAAGACGATAACATCATTTTAGACAATATTGACCCATTAATTTCACCATTATTAAGCGTGGTACCAACCCAATTGTTGGCGTACTACACGAGCTTGAATCGTGGTTACGATGTTGATAAACCACGTAACTTGGCTAAAGCCGTTACAGTTGAATAGTTATGACTCAAAAATCGAGCGTTACTGCTCGATTTTTTTGTTGGCTAATTTGCCGGATAATTGAGCCTGATAGGATAAGTAAGGTATAATCTTTAAAGGTCAATTATTTAAATTTCAGCGATAATCGTAATTGTGCAATAGAGGAGTGGTCAGTATTAAACGATTTTCACGCAATGATTGGTGGTTAGTTTTATCACTAGTTATCATGATCTTACTATTTATTAGCTCTGGCGAAACTTATAAACAACAAACTTCGGTACCTTTTTTAGAACGATGGTTGGCTAACGAGCCATTTAAACAACAATTAATGGGGATCTCCTTTACTTATGTCGATCAAAAAGTCAGTATTGCTAGTAGTGGTTATTTTAAATTTGTTGAGTTTTTTATCCGTAAAGGTGCGCATTTTGGCAGTTACTTTCTAATTGGGCTTGGTGGCTACATGGGGTATAAAGAACGAATCAAGCAGACAGGTTTAACTATGGTCGTTGTCTGGTTAGCGGCCACAGGCTATGCGGCGTTAGATGAGTTTCATCAAAGCTTAACTGGTGGCCGTACGCCATTGTTCCAGGATGTTTTACTGGATGCTAGTGGTGCTTTGACAGCGATCATTCTTGCTTGGCTGGTAACAACATTTTGGCGCCACCGAGGTAAAAAAGCTGCTTAAGCGCTTGATTGCGACTTGTTCATCTGCTACTATATATTAGGTGTCTTTTAAGTAGACACACTATTTTTAAGATAAAGGAAAGAGGGACATAACATGTCAGGACATTCAAAATGGCATAATATCCAAGGCCGCAAAAACGCCCAGGATGCTAAGCGTGGAAAAATTTTCCAAAAAATATCTCGCGAGTTATTCATGGCTGTAAAAGCTGGGGGTCCTGACCCTTCATCTAACCCCCAATTACGCTTGATCATGGATAAAGCTCGAGCAGCTAATATGCCTAAAGATAACGTTAAACGGGCTGTCGATAAGGGCTCCGGCTCAGATACAGCAAACTATGAAGAAGTAACTTATGAAGGCTACGGCCCCGGTGGTGTTGCAGTTTTAGTTCATGCTTTAACGGATAATAAAAATCGGACTTCATCCAGTGTACGGGTGGCTTTCACTCGTAATGGCGGCACGATGGGTGCTGCTGGTTCTGTGGCTTACATGTTTGATCGTCGCGGTTTGATCGTGATTGAACGTGAAGGCTTAGATATTGATGAAGATCAAATGTTAGAAGACGTTCTTGAAGCCGGTGGCGATGATATGCAGACCAGCGATGAAGCTTTTGAAATCTATACTGATCCTAAGCAATTAGCGGCTGTTCGCGATGCTTTGGAAGCTAAAGATTACAAATTAGCAA
This is a stretch of genomic DNA from Loigolactobacillus coryniformis subsp. coryniformis KCTC 3167 = DSM 20001. It encodes these proteins:
- a CDS encoding YebC/PmpR family DNA-binding transcriptional regulator, yielding MSGHSKWHNIQGRKNAQDAKRGKIFQKISRELFMAVKAGGPDPSSNPQLRLIMDKARAANMPKDNVKRAVDKGSGSDTANYEEVTYEGYGPGGVAVLVHALTDNKNRTSSSVRVAFTRNGGTMGAAGSVAYMFDRRGLIVIEREGLDIDEDQMLEDVLEAGGDDMQTSDEAFEIYTDPKQLAAVRDALEAKDYKLATAELTMIPENITPIPAEKAEQFERMIDRLEDDDDVSEVYYAGELPENTEA
- a CDS encoding VanZ family protein, encoding MVSIKRFSRNDWWLVLSLVIMILLFISSGETYKQQTSVPFLERWLANEPFKQQLMGISFTYVDQKVSIASSGYFKFVEFFIRKGAHFGSYFLIGLGGYMGYKERIKQTGLTMVVVWLAATGYAALDEFHQSLTGGRTPLFQDVLLDASGALTAIILAWLVTTFWRHRGKKAA
- the glmS gene encoding glutamine--fructose-6-phosphate transaminase (isomerizing), encoding MCGIVGVIGKENTVDILLNGLKKLEYRGYDSAGVYVNDQDGHDYLVKTKGRIAALEEKIGPEVKGTMGIGHTRWATHGVPSDSNAHPHVSADGRFFLVHNGVINNFAQLRDQYLSDVDLVSQTDTEVVVQLIAHFAATENLSGKEAFRKTLTLLDGSYAFLLVDRTQADKLYVAKNKSPLLIGVGDGFNVVCSDAMAMLAETKDFIELHDGEMVTVTKNDIAIETVAGEAVTRASYHVDMDASDTEKGPFPFYMLKEINEQPAVLRRLVQDYLDESGKPVIEADLLAALDQADRLYILAAGTSYNAGLAAKSVFENLAHIPVEVGLASEFGYNTPLLSKKPFFLFLSQSGETADSRQVLVKVNQWGYPSLTMTNAQGSTLSREATYTMLLNAGPEIAVASTKAYTAQIALQTILAKALGEKRGVQAAIDFDARTQLGLVANGMQTIIDEKDFINQLAQNYLATTRNAFYIGRGYDYAVSLEAALKLKEISYVQAEGFAGAELKHGTISLIEDGTPVLAIITDKRVASHTRGNVQEVRARGAHVLTIAMEDVAEKDDNIILDNIDPLISPLLSVVPTQLLAYYTSLNRGYDVDKPRNLAKAVTVE